The proteins below are encoded in one region of Sedimentibacter sp. zth1:
- a CDS encoding DegV family protein: MNNNSIAIVIDSCTDVPRKYIERYNMFVLPILINFKNNSYRDGIDISNEEVYKRLNEEIPKTSLPCLDLIEKTFQKIENEGYKKVIVVTMSSRLSGTGNAIRLIASRFTTLNTFVLDTKNIGIGAGFSAISAAELVEKENSFEEIKNKLLNNIKNTKVFFCLKTLEYLKKGGRIGLVSGVIGSLLDVKPIISCNEDGVYYSLNKCIGRKQSINKTLSFARKFADKFSKYNIALVHGNALEEINTLEISVKNTLKSFGTLLKGTVSPALGVHTGPGLIGIGIQKVIE, from the coding sequence ATGAATAATAATAGTATAGCTATAGTTATTGATTCTTGTACTGATGTACCAAGAAAATATATTGAAAGATACAACATGTTTGTACTACCAATTTTAATTAATTTTAAAAATAACTCTTATAGAGATGGCATAGACATATCAAATGAAGAGGTATACAAACGATTAAATGAAGAAATTCCAAAAACTTCACTACCTTGCTTAGACTTAATAGAAAAAACTTTTCAAAAAATCGAAAATGAAGGTTACAAAAAAGTTATTGTTGTTACAATGTCAAGTAGACTTAGTGGAACAGGTAATGCTATAAGACTTATCGCAAGTCGATTTACTACTTTAAATACTTTTGTTTTAGATACAAAGAATATTGGTATAGGTGCGGGTTTTTCAGCTATTAGTGCAGCTGAACTTGTTGAAAAAGAAAATAGCTTTGAAGAAATAAAAAACAAATTATTAAATAATATAAAAAACACAAAAGTATTCTTCTGCTTAAAAACTTTGGAATATTTAAAAAAAGGTGGAAGAATTGGTCTTGTAAGTGGTGTGATAGGTTCACTGCTAGATGTAAAACCTATAATATCATGTAATGAAGACGGGGTATACTACAGTCTAAATAAATGTATCGGAAGAAAACAATCAATAAATAAGACTTTATCATTTGCACGTAAATTTGCAGATAAATTTTCTAAATATAACATTGCATTAGTACATGGAAATGCTTTAGAGGAAATAAACACTCTTGAAATATCTGTAAAAAACACGTTAAAAAGTTTTGGAACGCTTTTAAAAGGAACAGTAAGTCCTGCACTTGGTGTTCATACAGGACCTGGTCTTATAGGTATAGGAATTCAAAAAGTTATTGAATAA
- a CDS encoding adenylosuccinate synthase: protein MSNLVIVGAQWGDEGKGKITDYLAQKADYVVRYSGGDNAGHTVEVDDVKYKLHLVPSGILFSDKKCIIGNGVALNPMSLLKEIEYLNGLGVEVKNLQISDRAHIIFPYHIEIDKLKEEERGDKKIGTTIKGIGPCYVDKAERSGLRLCDFKYIESFIEKLTKNIKKKNKLIESYYNATPLDVEKTLKDSIEALEKLEKYIVSTSSVIRVLKDAIKANKKIVFEGAQATLLDIDFGTYPFVTSSHPGAAGICIGTGLSPYDLDAAMGVVKAYTTRVGMGPFPTELFDKTGDFIREQGFEYGTTTGRPRRCGWLDIVMLNYSIDVNGISSIALTKLDTLSDIEKIKICTAYEVDGNEVKLFPSSLEELKECKPVFIEMDGWSLKEIEKASTYEELPENAKKYVKKIEELTGVNCDIVSVGPQRQQTFMRKEMLK, encoded by the coding sequence ATGTCAAACTTAGTTATAGTAGGAGCTCAATGGGGCGATGAAGGGAAAGGTAAAATCACTGACTATTTAGCTCAAAAAGCTGATTATGTTGTTAGATATTCTGGAGGAGATAATGCTGGTCATACAGTTGAAGTTGATGATGTAAAATACAAGCTTCATTTAGTTCCATCAGGTATATTATTTTCTGACAAGAAATGTATTATTGGCAACGGCGTAGCTTTAAATCCTATGTCTTTATTAAAAGAAATTGAGTATTTAAATGGATTAGGCGTTGAAGTAAAAAATCTTCAAATCAGTGATAGAGCACATATAATTTTTCCCTATCATATAGAAATTGATAAACTTAAGGAAGAAGAAAGAGGAGATAAAAAAATTGGTACTACTATTAAGGGTATAGGACCATGTTATGTTGACAAAGCTGAAAGAAGCGGCTTAAGATTATGTGATTTCAAATATATAGAAAGTTTCATAGAAAAATTAACAAAAAATATAAAGAAAAAGAATAAATTAATTGAATCATATTACAATGCTACTCCATTAGATGTTGAAAAAACTCTTAAAGATAGTATTGAAGCATTAGAAAAATTAGAAAAATATATTGTAAGCACAAGCTCAGTTATCAGAGTACTAAAGGATGCTATTAAGGCAAATAAAAAAATTGTATTTGAAGGTGCTCAAGCTACATTGCTTGATATAGATTTTGGAACTTATCCATTTGTAACCTCATCTCATCCAGGTGCTGCTGGAATTTGCATAGGTACAGGTCTTAGTCCTTATGATTTAGATGCTGCTATGGGAGTTGTAAAAGCATATACAACTAGAGTTGGTATGGGTCCTTTCCCTACTGAGTTGTTTGATAAAACTGGAGATTTTATTAGGGAACAAGGATTTGAATATGGAACCACTACAGGAAGACCTAGAAGATGTGGATGGCTAGACATTGTCATGTTAAATTACTCAATTGATGTAAACGGAATTAGTTCAATTGCATTAACTAAACTAGACACTCTGTCAGATATAGAAAAAATTAAAATATGTACTGCTTACGAAGTAGATGGAAATGAAGTTAAATTATTCCCATCAAGCCTAGAAGAATTAAAAGAGTGCAAACCAGTATTTATCGAAATGGACGGTTGGAGTTTAAAAGAAATTGAAAAAGCTTCTACTTATGAAGAATTACCTGAGAATGCAAAAAAATACGTTAAAAAAATAGAGGAATTAACTGGTGTTAACTGTGACATAGTATCAGTTGGACCACAAAGACAACAAACATTTATGAGAAAAGAAATGTTAAAGTAA
- a CDS encoding phosphodiester glycosidase family protein, giving the protein MIRIKYKLIIKKIIATALLCTFALSQNVFASSLTSLYDLTEVTKLSSGVTHESIKKLTTNGWMNINVVRADLTDENTKTGPLYNTNGTSIKAPLSSIMSNLNAIAGINGDFFIMDNITQSYGPIINNGEIISSPYPSSEKYPTLSFFKDGTIDVSVWNPTVYVKNSEGKAIYTPLINKGASIKYNAVLLNEYYGAKTPGNTIKNIVEVVIKDNKVIDIRENLPPTTIPKGGYVISCASNQKDLIKNTFKVGEQVELTFSFDFDLNKMNWAVGGVNYLVKDGKLNDIHNGVLGSHPRTAVGFNKDNTEIMFVTIDGRNKNYIGITQTELASIMVSLGAYNVINLDGGGSTTMGIDFLKNGNIEVVNFPSDGRERSIASGLGIFSIAPNDNITASIELVLEHDKIFNNTEVSLDLKAFNKYYSEVSLENQKVEYSVDSSQGKIVDNKFIPSNPGVATITARVGDLVSTAEINVLDKPVTLSFEDNSIMLNSGETYLLNNILGVDKDGNSAYISPNSIDFYIRNAVGKIENGVFTANDTTNTGAITAICGDAISNIIVKVGYKANTIFSFENTNDLTFSTYPIKSNGGIEASSHFYKEMYGSVKLSYDFTNMTDQSIAFVNFDNNSDGLVIKDKPLALGMWVYGDNSKHWLRTRVQDSKGNTHKIDFAEEIDWEGWKYVTAKLPADISYPVTVKNVYIAEINETRKDCGEIYIDSLRALYKPNDKNLKLRKESVFTDKFNVDSMKSYEQKLTIKNGAITLENVDNLTIENPIYLNVDITNGTIGYKNVSLWDSLKSLSNYNGKNIVLSLNKNINSIVDIRERTAINNIIEETSINNKVFIVWKDSNEHSIINSGIRYIQYDDTFELYLTSDETYYKN; this is encoded by the coding sequence GTGATTAGAATTAAATATAAATTAATAATAAAAAAAATTATAGCTACTGCATTATTATGTACATTCGCACTTAGCCAAAATGTTTTTGCATCAAGCTTGACTTCACTATATGATTTAACGGAGGTTACTAAATTATCAAGTGGTGTAACTCATGAAAGCATAAAAAAACTTACGACTAATGGATGGATGAATATAAACGTAGTTAGAGCTGATTTAACTGATGAAAATACTAAAACTGGTCCCTTGTACAATACAAATGGAACTTCTATTAAAGCTCCACTTTCATCAATAATGTCAAATTTAAATGCCATCGCAGGCATTAATGGTGATTTTTTTATAATGGATAATATTACCCAATCATATGGGCCAATTATCAATAATGGAGAAATTATCAGTTCACCATATCCATCATCTGAAAAATATCCTACACTTTCTTTTTTTAAGGATGGGACAATAGATGTTTCAGTTTGGAATCCAACAGTTTACGTAAAGAATTCTGAAGGCAAAGCAATTTACACACCACTTATTAATAAAGGTGCATCTATCAAATATAATGCTGTTTTGCTTAATGAATATTATGGTGCTAAAACTCCTGGAAATACTATTAAAAATATTGTTGAAGTAGTAATAAAAGATAATAAAGTAATAGACATTAGGGAAAATCTTCCCCCAACTACAATACCCAAAGGCGGTTATGTTATATCTTGCGCATCCAATCAAAAAGACCTTATAAAAAACACCTTTAAAGTTGGTGAACAGGTTGAATTAACATTTAGCTTTGATTTTGACTTGAATAAAATGAACTGGGCAGTTGGTGGTGTTAACTACCTTGTAAAAGACGGTAAACTAAACGATATACATAATGGCGTATTAGGAAGTCATCCAAGAACAGCAGTAGGATTTAACAAGGATAATACAGAAATAATGTTTGTAACAATTGATGGTAGAAATAAAAATTATATAGGTATTACTCAAACTGAATTAGCATCAATAATGGTAAGTTTAGGTGCTTATAATGTTATAAATCTAGATGGTGGCGGTTCTACAACTATGGGTATCGATTTTTTAAAAAATGGAAATATAGAGGTTGTCAATTTCCCTTCTGATGGCAGAGAACGATCAATTGCATCAGGTTTGGGTATTTTCAGCATTGCGCCAAATGATAATATTACTGCTAGTATAGAGCTTGTTTTAGAACATGATAAAATATTTAACAATACAGAAGTTTCACTAGACCTAAAAGCTTTTAATAAATACTACTCTGAAGTTAGTTTAGAAAATCAAAAAGTAGAGTACAGTGTTGACAGTTCTCAAGGTAAAATAGTTGATAATAAATTTATACCATCTAATCCTGGAGTAGCTACAATAACAGCACGTGTTGGCGATTTAGTGTCTACTGCTGAAATTAATGTTTTAGATAAGCCTGTTACCTTAAGCTTCGAAGATAATTCTATCATGCTTAATAGTGGTGAAACATACCTGCTAAATAATATTTTAGGTGTTGATAAAGATGGGAACTCAGCCTATATATCTCCTAATAGTATTGATTTCTATATACGGAATGCAGTTGGTAAAATTGAAAATGGAGTATTTACTGCAAATGATACGACTAATACAGGTGCAATAACAGCAATTTGTGGTGATGCTATTAGTAATATAATTGTAAAAGTTGGCTACAAAGCTAACACAATATTTAGCTTTGAAAATACAAATGACTTAACATTTTCAACATATCCTATTAAATCTAATGGTGGAATAGAAGCATCTAGCCATTTTTATAAAGAAATGTATGGTTCTGTAAAGCTTTCTTATGACTTTACCAATATGACAGACCAAAGTATTGCATTTGTAAACTTTGACAATAACTCAGATGGATTAGTTATAAAAGATAAACCATTAGCACTTGGCATGTGGGTATATGGTGACAATAGCAAACACTGGTTAAGAACAAGAGTACAGGATTCAAAGGGCAATACTCATAAAATTGATTTCGCGGAAGAAATCGATTGGGAAGGTTGGAAATATGTAACTGCAAAGCTTCCAGCAGATATATCCTATCCTGTAACAGTTAAGAATGTATATATAGCTGAAATAAATGAAACTAGAAAAGATTGCGGCGAAATTTATATAGATAGTTTAAGAGCATTATATAAACCTAATGATAAAAACTTAAAGCTTAGAAAAGAATCGGTATTTACTGATAAATTTAATGTTGATAGCATGAAATCATATGAACAAAAACTTACGATTAAAAACGGTGCTATTACCCTTGAAAATGTGGATAATCTAACAATAGAAAATCCTATTTACCTTAATGTCGATATAACAAATGGAACTATTGGTTATAAAAATGTTTCATTATGGGATAGTTTGAAATCACTTTCAAACTACAATGGTAAAAATATTGTTTTATCATTAAATAAAAACATTAATAGTATTGTCGATATTAGAGAGCGTACTGCTATCAACAATATAATTGAAGAAACATCAATTAATAATAAAGTTTTTATTGTATGGAAAGACTCTAATGAACACTCAATTATAAACAGTGGTATTAGATATATTCAGTATGATGATACTTTTGAATTATATCTTACAAGTGATGAAACATACTATAAAAATTAG
- the metK gene encoding methionine adenosyltransferase: MKKWLFTSESVTEGHPDKMCDQISDGILDEILRNDPNGRVACETTTTTGLVLVTGEISTNCYIDIPKTVRKIVEEIGYTNAEYGFDCKTCAVISAIDEQSTDIAMGVDAAVEFKENMNDENDLIGAGDQGLMFGFACNETDEYMPMPIYLAHKLSRRLTEVRKNGALDYLRPDGKTQVTIEYLGNKPVRVDTIVISTQHSADVETSKIREDLIKYVINEIVPQELLDENTKYYINPTGRFVIGGPQGDSGLTGRKIIVDTYGGYARHGGGAFSGKDSTKVDRSAAYAARHIAKNIVAAGLADKCEVQLAYAIGVAKPVSIMVDTFNTNKIAEEIIEEAVSKNFDLRPSAIINSLDLRRPIYKQVAAYGHFGRNDLDLPWEKLDKVEALKKYL; this comes from the coding sequence ATGAAAAAATGGTTATTTACTTCTGAGTCAGTAACAGAAGGACATCCTGATAAGATGTGCGACCAAATCTCAGATGGTATTTTAGATGAAATATTGAGAAATGATCCAAATGGAAGAGTTGCTTGTGAAACAACAACAACAACAGGGTTGGTGCTAGTGACAGGCGAAATTTCAACAAATTGTTATATAGATATACCTAAAACAGTTAGAAAAATTGTTGAAGAAATAGGCTATACTAACGCAGAGTATGGATTTGACTGTAAAACTTGTGCTGTAATATCTGCTATAGATGAACAATCGACAGATATTGCTATGGGAGTTGATGCAGCAGTAGAATTCAAAGAAAATATGAATGATGAAAATGACTTGATTGGTGCTGGAGATCAAGGATTGATGTTTGGCTTTGCATGTAATGAAACTGATGAATATATGCCTATGCCAATATATTTAGCACATAAGTTATCAAGAAGATTAACAGAGGTAAGAAAAAATGGTGCATTAGATTACCTTAGACCTGATGGTAAAACACAAGTAACAATTGAGTACCTTGGAAATAAACCTGTTAGAGTGGATACGATAGTTATATCAACTCAACATAGTGCGGATGTAGAAACGTCTAAAATAAGAGAAGACTTAATTAAATATGTTATTAATGAAATAGTACCACAAGAATTACTAGATGAAAATACTAAATACTATATTAATCCAACAGGAAGATTTGTAATAGGTGGGCCACAAGGAGATTCAGGATTAACAGGAAGAAAAATTATAGTTGATACTTATGGTGGGTATGCAAGACATGGTGGTGGAGCATTCTCTGGAAAAGATTCAACAAAGGTTGACCGTTCAGCAGCATATGCAGCAAGACATATAGCTAAAAATATTGTCGCAGCAGGACTTGCTGATAAATGTGAAGTTCAATTAGCATATGCTATTGGTGTAGCTAAACCTGTTTCGATTATGGTTGATACATTTAATACTAATAAAATAGCAGAAGAAATAATTGAAGAGGCTGTTAGTAAAAACTTTGATTTAAGACCATCTGCAATAATTAATAGTTTAGATTTAAGAAGACCAATTTACAAACAAGTTGCTGCATATGGACACTTTGGTAGAAATGATTTAGACTTACCATGGGAAAAATTGGACAAAGTAGAAGCTTTGAAAAAATATTTATAA
- a CDS encoding ATP-binding protein, whose translation MKQILGAMRKAIKDFDMIQEGDKIVVGISGGKDSMALLYALSLYRRFSPVKYELTAVTLSMGFENFDVTPVRGFCEEIDVPYKVIETEIAKIVFDIRKESNPCALCAKMRRGALHDEVNNLGYNKIALGHHADDAIETMFLSMLYEGRVNTFKPVTHLTRKNIYSIRPLIYVKEQQITNAIEKHNIPVIKSPCPMDKNTKREEVKQLLNEIYKTVPMGRDRLLKAIKNKDNFCLWW comes from the coding sequence ATGAAACAAATACTAGGCGCAATGAGAAAGGCAATAAAAGATTTTGATATGATACAAGAAGGAGATAAAATAGTTGTAGGTATTTCTGGTGGCAAGGATAGCATGGCATTACTTTATGCACTTAGCCTATATAGGAGATTTAGTCCAGTTAAGTATGAACTAACTGCTGTTACATTATCAATGGGATTTGAAAATTTTGATGTTACACCTGTTAGAGGATTTTGTGAAGAAATTGATGTTCCTTATAAAGTAATTGAAACTGAAATAGCTAAAATTGTTTTTGATATTAGAAAGGAATCAAATCCTTGTGCCTTATGTGCTAAAATGAGACGTGGTGCATTGCACGATGAAGTAAATAACCTTGGATATAATAAAATCGCACTGGGTCATCATGCTGATGATGCAATAGAAACAATGTTTTTAAGTATGTTGTATGAAGGTAGAGTTAACACGTTTAAACCAGTAACTCATTTGACTAGAAAAAATATTTATAGTATTAGACCTCTTATTTATGTTAAAGAACAGCAGATAACAAATGCTATCGAAAAACATAATATTCCTGTTATAAAAAGTCCATGTCCCATGGATAAGAACACTAAACGTGAAGAGGTTAAACAGCTACTTAACGAAATATACAAAACTGTTCCAATGGGCAGAGATAGATTGTTAAAAGCAATAAAAAATAAAGATAATTTCTGCCTATGGTGGTAA
- a CDS encoding coenzyme F420-0:L-glutamate ligase, with translation MERKVGTISRGVRCPIIRQGDNLADIVVNSVLDAKISEGFELRNRDVVAVTESIVARSQGNYATVEAIAKDIKNKLGGETIGVIFPILSRNRFAICLKGIAMGAKKVVLMLSYPSDEVGNELVTLDNLDKAGINPYSDVLTLERYRELFGENKHQFTGVDYVQYYGDIIRDAGADVEIIFANQAKTIVNYADKIVTCDIHTRARTKRILKANGAKIVLGLDDILNESVDGSGFNKAYGLLGSNKSTENTIKLFPRECQDFVEDIQRQILNKTDKHIEVMVYGDGAFKDPQGKIWELADPCVSPAYTEGLEGTPNELKLKYLADNDFKDLKGEELKQAISNSIKAKKENLVGNMASQGTTPRRLTDLIGSLCDLTSGSGDKGTPVVLVQGYFDNFTN, from the coding sequence ATGGAAAGAAAAGTCGGAACAATTTCAAGAGGCGTTCGTTGTCCAATAATTAGACAAGGAGATAATTTAGCTGATATAGTTGTCAACAGTGTTCTTGATGCAAAAATTTCAGAAGGATTTGAGTTAAGGAATAGAGACGTTGTTGCAGTTACAGAATCAATAGTTGCACGTTCACAAGGTAATTACGCAACAGTTGAAGCAATAGCTAAGGATATTAAAAACAAACTAGGCGGAGAAACTATAGGAGTAATTTTCCCAATTCTTTCTCGTAATCGTTTTGCAATATGTTTAAAAGGAATTGCGATGGGAGCTAAAAAAGTTGTTTTGATGTTGAGCTATCCAAGTGACGAAGTTGGAAATGAGCTAGTTACCTTAGATAATTTGGACAAAGCTGGTATCAATCCATACAGTGATGTTTTAACACTTGAAAGATACAGAGAATTATTTGGTGAGAATAAACATCAATTTACAGGAGTTGATTACGTTCAGTACTACGGCGATATAATTAGAGATGCTGGTGCTGATGTTGAAATAATTTTTGCAAATCAAGCTAAGACAATTGTTAACTATGCAGATAAAATTGTAACTTGTGATATTCATACTCGTGCACGTACAAAACGAATATTAAAAGCTAACGGAGCAAAAATAGTTTTAGGACTTGATGATATATTGAATGAAAGTGTCGATGGAAGTGGTTTCAATAAAGCCTACGGTTTACTTGGCTCTAACAAGTCGACTGAAAATACAATAAAGCTATTTCCACGTGAATGTCAAGATTTTGTAGAAGATATTCAAAGACAAATATTAAATAAAACTGATAAACACATAGAAGTAATGGTTTATGGAGATGGTGCATTCAAAGACCCACAAGGAAAAATATGGGAACTTGCTGATCCATGCGTATCTCCTGCATATACTGAAGGCTTAGAAGGCACTCCTAACGAGCTAAAGCTTAAATATTTAGCAGATAATGATTTTAAAGATTTAAAGGGCGAAGAATTAAAGCAAGCTATTTCTAACAGTATAAAAGCTAAAAAAGAAAACTTAGTTGGTAACATGGCTTCACAAGGAACTACTCCAAGACGTTTAACTGATTTAATCGGTTCATTATGTGACTTAACTAGTGGTTCTGGCGATAAAGGAACACCAGTTGTACTTGTTCAAGGATACTTTGACAATTTTACAAATTAA
- a CDS encoding radical SAM/SPASM domain-containing protein encodes MSIIKKETSLGLLYYSDITYRYLLYYNGEIINDEAQVERLFEDNRIPFRVQFEITEKCNFSCYYCYAESLKCQKDLETDDIMKIIDKLDDMGVVFLEITGGEVLSRYDFLDIIKYINTKNLIVSIFTNSSQLNDEIIYQLKKGNVMHVSTSLLAPNEEICDKLTGVQGSFKKIINGINLLKNSGLKFSINSPLTKPNINMLKEYRKLEEKLGVKIDTTINLCASFDGYDKVKKYSLDNKDVNLLKEFFPYLVGNENLHIVNNCSALKSKFALDSCGNIMPCMKYRVKLGNILDDDLIDVWDSDLAISTYNKIYDIPDDCTSCNMKKYCKYCPGLILYYENKSDFCLNANILKNICESVVSYV; translated from the coding sequence ATGAGTATTATTAAAAAAGAAACTTCTTTAGGACTATTATATTATAGTGATATAACATATAGGTATTTGCTATATTATAATGGAGAAATTATCAACGATGAGGCACAAGTAGAGAGGTTATTTGAAGACAATAGAATACCTTTTAGAGTTCAGTTCGAGATAACAGAAAAGTGTAATTTTTCTTGTTACTACTGTTATGCCGAGTCACTAAAATGCCAGAAAGATTTAGAAACAGATGATATTATGAAGATTATTGACAAGCTTGACGATATGGGAGTTGTATTTTTGGAAATTACAGGTGGAGAAGTATTATCAAGGTATGATTTCTTAGATATTATTAAATATATAAATACTAAAAACTTAATCGTTTCTATTTTTACTAATTCCAGTCAGTTAAATGACGAAATAATTTATCAACTAAAAAAAGGAAATGTAATGCATGTAAGTACATCATTATTAGCTCCAAATGAAGAAATATGTGATAAATTAACTGGTGTTCAGGGAAGCTTTAAAAAAATAATTAACGGAATAAATTTATTAAAAAACAGCGGCTTAAAATTCAGCATAAATAGTCCATTGACAAAACCAAACATAAATATGCTGAAGGAGTATAGAAAATTAGAAGAAAAATTGGGTGTAAAAATTGATACAACAATTAATCTTTGTGCATCGTTTGATGGATATGATAAAGTAAAAAAATATTCATTAGATAATAAAGATGTCAATCTTTTGAAGGAATTTTTTCCATACTTAGTTGGTAATGAAAATTTACATATTGTAAATAATTGTTCTGCACTAAAATCTAAATTTGCGTTAGATAGTTGCGGAAATATTATGCCATGTATGAAGTACAGAGTAAAATTAGGCAACATTTTGGATGATGATTTAATTGATGTCTGGGACAGTGACTTAGCTATATCCACATATAATAAGATTTATGATATACCTGATGATTGTACAAGTTGTAATATGAAAAAATATTGTAAATACTGTCCAGGTTTAATTTTGTACTATGAGAATAAAAGTGATTTTTGTCTCAATGCAAATATACTTAAAAATATATGTGAAAGTGTGGTTAGTTATGTATGA
- a CDS encoding carbon-nitrogen hydrolase family protein: MKLGIIQSNIYEDKKLNVNNAIKSINSLALQGADIIILPEMFNCPYKNYYFKKYAESINGFTYNAMSNSAKNNNVYLVAGSIPEKEGEKIYNTSFIFDRQGHLISKHRKAHLFDIDVEGGQHFKESDTLTAGDSSTVFETEFCKIGVCICYDIRFPELSRNMVLDGARIIIVPAAFNMTTGPAHWELLFRQRAADNQVFTVGVAPARDINSSYISYGNSIIASPWGNIVHRLDEKEQSAVVEIDLGFIDKVRNELPLLKHRKPKIYKL; encoded by the coding sequence ATAAAATTAGGAATAATTCAATCCAATATATACGAAGATAAAAAACTGAACGTCAATAATGCTATAAAAAGCATCAACTCTTTAGCATTGCAGGGTGCAGATATAATTATACTTCCTGAAATGTTCAACTGTCCTTATAAAAACTATTATTTTAAAAAATATGCTGAATCTATAAATGGATTTACATATAATGCAATGTCTAATTCTGCTAAAAATAATAATGTTTATTTAGTTGCAGGATCTATACCTGAAAAAGAAGGAGAAAAAATATATAACACATCATTTATATTTGACAGACAAGGACATCTTATTAGTAAACACAGAAAAGCACATCTATTTGACATTGATGTGGAGGGTGGTCAGCATTTTAAAGAATCTGACACACTAACAGCAGGAGATTCAAGCACCGTATTTGAAACAGAGTTTTGTAAAATTGGTGTTTGTATTTGCTATGACATAAGATTTCCGGAGCTTTCAAGAAATATGGTATTAGACGGTGCGCGTATAATTATTGTTCCTGCTGCTTTTAACATGACAACAGGCCCTGCACACTGGGAACTTTTATTCAGGCAACGTGCTGCAGATAATCAAGTTTTTACAGTAGGAGTAGCCCCTGCGAGAGACATAAACTCAAGCTATATTTCTTATGGCAACTCTATTATTGCCTCTCCATGGGGAAATATCGTGCATAGATTAGATGAAAAAGAACAATCTGCAGTTGTTGAAATTGATTTAGGTTTTATTGACAAAGTTAGAAATGAGTTACCTTTACTTAAACACAGAAAACCTAAAATATATAAATTGTAA
- a CDS encoding LysR family transcriptional regulator gives MNIKLGQYRIFNEAASTLSFSKAASNLYISQSAVSQSISAIEKELETTLFIRQSKSVSLTREGEMLYKHINQALNLITNAENEIINYCDLKKGELVIGASDTLCQYFLPPFLVKYHQRYPNIKMKVLNRTSFQTIELLKSGQIDIGFLNLPIMDESLHIAQCMKVHDIFVSSKRDDRVYKTKEIAEMPLILLEKNSNSRTFVDNHFAKSGLLLDANVELGAHELLIKMAQLDFGVSCVIKEFSKDYLEKGLVYELKIEDPIPERSIGYSYLKRRTLPAPTLKFLELLKE, from the coding sequence ATGAATATTAAATTAGGTCAGTATAGAATTTTTAATGAAGCGGCGAGCACACTTTCATTTTCAAAGGCAGCATCCAACCTATATATATCACAGTCAGCTGTTTCACAATCAATAAGTGCAATTGAAAAAGAGCTTGAAACAACACTTTTTATAAGGCAGTCAAAAAGTGTAAGCTTAACAAGAGAAGGCGAGATGCTCTATAAACATATTAATCAGGCATTAAATTTGATAACGAATGCAGAAAATGAAATAATAAACTATTGTGATTTGAAAAAAGGAGAGCTTGTGATAGGAGCATCGGATACTCTATGCCAATATTTTTTGCCTCCGTTTTTAGTGAAATATCATCAAAGATATCCTAATATAAAAATGAAGGTGCTAAATAGAACGAGCTTTCAGACGATCGAACTTTTGAAATCGGGACAGATAGATATAGGTTTTTTAAATCTTCCAATAATGGATGAGTCACTTCATATAGCTCAGTGCATGAAGGTGCATGATATTTTTGTTTCCTCTAAGAGAGATGATAGAGTATATAAAACTAAAGAAATTGCTGAGATGCCACTTATTTTATTAGAAAAAAACTCAAATTCAAGAACGTTTGTAGATAATCATTTTGCAAAAAGTGGTTTGCTTCTTGATGCCAATGTTGAACTTGGTGCACATGAATTGTTAATAAAGATGGCTCAGCTCGATTTTGGAGTGTCATGTGTCATTAAAGAATTTTCTAAAGATTATCTTGAAAAAGGTTTAGTATACGAGTTAAAGATTGAAGACCCTATACCAGAAAGAAGTATTGGGTATTCATACTTAAAAAGGAGAACACTACCTGCACCAACATTGAAATTTTTGGAATTATTAAAGGAATAA